In a genomic window of Chryseobacterium sp. G0162:
- a CDS encoding ferritin: protein MVSEKIAKLINEQIAHEQYAAQYYLSMSAWFSGKDLDGIANYFRVQSKEELMHADKMFDYLNDVGGEIIIGEIPKPPHEFENATDIFEKALAHEKIVTKSIFNIVKNANEEGDFATTSFLQWFINEQVEEEASASQYVTKIKMVCDNPSALYLFDQELSQRVFTPNTTA from the coding sequence ATGGTTAGCGAAAAAATTGCAAAATTAATTAACGAACAAATTGCTCACGAACAATACGCCGCTCAATATTATCTTTCAATGTCTGCATGGTTTTCAGGAAAGGACCTGGATGGAATTGCAAATTACTTCAGAGTACAAAGCAAAGAAGAATTAATGCATGCCGATAAAATGTTTGATTATCTGAATGACGTTGGGGGAGAAATTATCATCGGAGAGATTCCAAAACCTCCACATGAGTTCGAAAACGCAACAGATATTTTTGAAAAGGCGTTGGCACATGAGAAAATTGTAACTAAAAGTATTTTCAATATTGTAAAAAATGCCAATGAAGAGGGTGATTTTGCGACAACATCATTCCTACAGTGGTTCATTAACGAACAGGTAGAAGAAGAAGCGAGTGCTTCTCAGTATGTAACAAAAATCAAAATGGTATGTGATAATCCATCTGCTTTATATCTTTTTGATCAGGAATTATCACAGAGAGTATTTACTCCTAATACAACTGCTTAA
- a CDS encoding 4-alpha-glucanotransferase gives MKLYFNVGYIVKAGENLQLVIREEGAAAHIHTMFCAENGLWKCEVDYFSKSISYQYRVVNEKGNVLRDEFVQHHLNFPHNYKEFIIFDEWNNKNFPENYLNNKILHNKLHDFSPEKSTILKKHTHLFRLEAPIYNKDWRIVLFGNTASLGNWDYNRVVPLYQTDFGLWEVSVEIPENEFIQFKYCIYDTKENRVIDVETGENRFTIANPLPDVLQIVSNHYFRFKGYQMYHDAGVAVPVFSLRSDEGFGVGEFSDIKKLADWTKETDLGIIQILPINDTTANYSWTDSYPYAAVSVYALHPQYISLEKLDFSLPKELVKEYNTDKEALNILDLIDYEKMIEGKWKYLKAIFHAEKEKIYKDRNFKKFIKDNEHWLVPYSAFCVLRDKYKTPNFNEWKTHKKYIAGKISQFFTTKSKDYDLSMLHAWVQYQLHVQLKDAVDYTHSLGVSLKGDLPIGIYRYSVEAWTEPELFGMDFQAGAPPDQFTELGQNWEFPTYNWEAMKADDYRWWKNRFKALEQYFDAMRIDHILGFFRIWRMPISAVQGILGYFYPAVPIVADEFKAWQIPFEFDRYCKPFINNEILWKYFAGDSGKALVFMDRKEDGTYFFKEEFDTQRKLVDFFKKKPHGPLEEKLISLCANVLFLPEERKGVTVYHPRFNVYNTESYQYLPESEQKSIYDLYHDYFFRRQDHLWYEKAMEKLPVILNATKMLICGEDLGMVPACVPIVMDELAIIALKVQRMPAENIPFYDPRYASYMNVVTASSHDSSTLRQWWKEDKALTQKYFNQQLVQYGKAPEELSPELAEIIMKQHLYNESMLAIFPIQEFMATDARLTNPKMDNERINNPAVFPHYWRYRMHIKLEDLKNQKMFNEKIAYWIKDSGRM, from the coding sequence ATGAAGCTATACTTTAATGTAGGATATATTGTAAAAGCTGGAGAAAATCTGCAGTTGGTCATTCGTGAAGAAGGTGCTGCGGCTCATATCCATACGATGTTTTGTGCAGAGAATGGTTTGTGGAAATGTGAAGTTGATTATTTTTCAAAATCCATTTCCTATCAATACAGAGTTGTTAATGAAAAAGGAAATGTTTTAAGAGACGAGTTTGTTCAGCATCATCTTAATTTCCCGCATAACTATAAGGAGTTTATCATTTTTGATGAATGGAATAATAAAAACTTTCCAGAGAATTATTTAAATAATAAAATTCTTCACAACAAGTTACATGACTTTAGTCCGGAGAAATCCACAATCTTAAAAAAACATACTCATCTATTCAGACTGGAGGCTCCTATTTATAATAAGGATTGGAGAATCGTATTGTTTGGAAACACAGCTTCTTTAGGAAACTGGGATTATAATAGAGTTGTACCTTTGTATCAGACTGATTTTGGTTTGTGGGAAGTTTCTGTTGAAATTCCCGAGAATGAATTCATCCAGTTTAAATATTGTATTTATGATACGAAAGAAAATAGGGTAATAGATGTAGAAACCGGTGAAAACAGATTCACAATTGCTAATCCGCTGCCAGATGTTTTACAGATTGTATCCAACCATTATTTCAGGTTTAAAGGGTATCAGATGTATCACGATGCGGGAGTTGCCGTTCCTGTATTTTCTTTAAGAAGTGATGAAGGATTTGGAGTAGGAGAGTTCTCAGACATCAAAAAACTGGCAGACTGGACAAAGGAAACGGACCTTGGAATTATCCAGATTCTTCCTATTAATGATACTACAGCGAATTATTCGTGGACGGATTCTTATCCTTATGCAGCAGTGTCTGTATATGCTCTGCATCCCCAATATATTTCCTTAGAAAAACTTGATTTCTCTTTACCGAAAGAATTAGTTAAAGAGTATAACACTGATAAAGAGGCTTTAAACATTCTTGATCTTATCGATTATGAAAAAATGATCGAAGGGAAATGGAAATATCTGAAAGCTATTTTCCATGCAGAAAAAGAAAAGATTTATAAGGACAGAAACTTTAAGAAATTTATCAAAGATAATGAACACTGGTTGGTTCCTTATTCTGCATTCTGTGTTTTAAGGGATAAATACAAAACTCCTAATTTCAATGAGTGGAAAACTCATAAAAAATATATTGCTGGAAAAATCTCACAGTTTTTTACAACAAAAAGTAAAGACTATGATCTTTCAATGCTTCATGCATGGGTACAATACCAACTTCATGTACAACTGAAAGATGCTGTAGATTATACGCACAGTCTTGGAGTTTCTTTAAAAGGAGATCTTCCAATTGGAATTTACAGATATTCTGTTGAAGCATGGACGGAGCCTGAACTATTTGGTATGGATTTCCAGGCAGGAGCTCCACCGGATCAGTTTACAGAGCTTGGGCAAAACTGGGAATTCCCTACATATAATTGGGAAGCCATGAAGGCTGATGATTACAGATGGTGGAAAAACAGATTCAAGGCTTTGGAGCAGTATTTTGATGCTATGAGAATCGATCACATTTTAGGTTTCTTTAGAATATGGAGAATGCCTATTTCTGCCGTACAGGGAATTTTAGGATATTTTTATCCTGCTGTTCCTATCGTTGCGGATGAATTTAAGGCCTGGCAGATTCCATTTGAATTTGACAGGTACTGTAAGCCATTTATCAACAATGAAATTTTATGGAAATATTTTGCAGGAGATAGTGGAAAAGCTCTTGTATTTATGGATCGTAAAGAAGATGGAACCTATTTCTTTAAAGAAGAGTTTGATACCCAAAGAAAGCTGGTAGATTTCTTTAAGAAGAAACCACATGGTCCCCTGGAGGAAAAATTGATTTCTCTTTGTGCTAATGTTTTGTTTTTACCGGAAGAAAGAAAAGGAGTAACAGTATATCATCCAAGGTTTAATGTGTATAATACAGAGTCTTATCAATATCTTCCGGAATCTGAACAGAAAAGTATTTATGATCTGTACCACGACTATTTTTTCAGAAGACAGGATCATCTATGGTACGAAAAAGCAATGGAGAAACTCCCTGTTATCCTGAATGCTACAAAAATGCTGATTTGTGGTGAAGATTTAGGTATGGTTCCTGCCTGTGTGCCGATTGTAATGGATGAACTGGCTATTATTGCTCTGAAAGTTCAGCGTATGCCAGCAGAGAATATTCCATTCTACGATCCAAGATATGCTAGTTATATGAATGTGGTTACTGCTTCTTCCCATGACAGCTCTACCTTGAGGCAATGGTGGAAAGAAGATAAGGCTTTGACTCAAAAATATTTTAATCAACAATTAGTTCAATACGGAAAAGCTCCTGAAGAATTATCTCCAGAACTGGCTGAGATCATTATGAAGCAGCACTTATATAACGAATCTATGTTGGCTATTTTCCCGATTCAGGAATTTATGGCTACGGATGCAAGACTTACCAATCCTAAAATGGATAATGAAAGGATTAATAATCCTGCCGTATTTCCACATTATTGGCGTTATAGAATGCATATAAAGCTGGAAGACCTCAAGAACCAGAAAATGTTCAATGAAAAAATAGCCTACTGGATAAAAGATAGTGGCAGGATGTAA
- a CDS encoding T9SS type A sorting domain-containing protein, with product MKKHLFPLFLLLLGVNAHAQQDFFAITGKDTEAINFSDFRVMDVMNGTSGEKIFTSDSSTKVISQTRRGQVTEDKNSFNNSQAVTMAALAYDASNNNLVYMPMFSSNIYVLNPQTKEITLVENNVVRVTSCDINSHITRMATGYDGNIYAINNSGTQLLQISRKGGQYVVNDLGIIKDDPSNGKNSFTRIETGFGGDMVTDSDNNFYIFAASGNVFKVSPKELKAKFVGKIAGIPDNYSVNGSAVNAQGKVVIASAKGAPLYEVDLANLQAKQLPGEENLHIYDLASKYFVNDRVSSNNKALTNLDIYPTRVDEQFVNVHVNNKNVKGNIKMNVFDMSGKNVMSQSLSVKDGAMDQKVYFRGLINGAYIISLSDESGKVILNKKILITE from the coding sequence ATGAAAAAACATTTATTCCCTCTATTTCTACTGTTGTTAGGTGTGAATGCACATGCTCAGCAGGATTTTTTTGCTATTACAGGAAAAGATACCGAAGCTATTAATTTCAGTGATTTCCGTGTAATGGATGTAATGAACGGGACTTCGGGTGAGAAGATTTTTACATCTGATTCCTCTACAAAAGTTATTTCACAAACAAGAAGAGGGCAAGTAACTGAGGATAAAAATTCCTTCAATAATTCCCAAGCAGTGACAATGGCAGCATTGGCTTATGATGCATCTAATAATAATCTGGTGTATATGCCTATGTTTTCGTCTAATATTTATGTTTTGAATCCTCAGACTAAAGAAATTACCTTAGTAGAAAATAATGTTGTCAGAGTAACATCATGTGATATTAATTCTCATATTACGAGAATGGCTACGGGCTATGATGGAAATATTTATGCTATTAATAATTCAGGAACACAGCTTTTACAAATTAGTAGAAAGGGAGGACAATATGTAGTTAATGATCTGGGAATCATAAAGGATGATCCTTCTAACGGTAAAAATTCATTTACCAGAATAGAAACAGGATTTGGAGGAGATATGGTTACTGATTCGGATAATAATTTCTATATTTTTGCTGCTTCAGGAAATGTTTTCAAGGTATCTCCTAAAGAATTAAAGGCGAAATTTGTTGGTAAGATTGCGGGGATTCCGGATAACTATTCTGTGAATGGTTCTGCAGTAAATGCGCAGGGAAAGGTAGTGATAGCAAGTGCTAAAGGAGCTCCTTTATATGAAGTGGATCTTGCTAATTTACAGGCCAAACAGCTACCTGGTGAAGAGAATCTACATATTTATGATTTGGCCAGTAAATATTTTGTGAATGACAGGGTTTCTTCAAATAATAAAGCATTAACGAACCTGGATATTTATCCTACCAGAGTAGATGAACAGTTTGTAAATGTTCATGTTAATAATAAGAATGTAAAAGGAAACATCAAAATGAATGTTTTTGATATGTCCGGTAAAAATGTAATGAGTCAAAGTTTGTCTGTGAAAGATGGGGCAATGGATCAGAAGGTTTATTTTAGAGGATTGATTAACGGAGCTTATATTATAAGTTTATCTGATGAATCAGGAAAAGTAATACTAAATAAGAAAATTCTTATCACTGAATAA